A single Nisaea sp. DNA region contains:
- a CDS encoding NlpC/P60 family protein, producing the protein MKIDPFDHRLTPARADIAADFLEADIDAPKYVAGEACRVLPGRLSVREAPDAAARQSTELLFNERFIAYERKDGWAWGQNQSDGYVGYVREDGLGPDNEATYSHEIQALRSYVFPEPDLKSIPLDMLHLSTRVRVSETDGNYSRVDFGETGGWIYTPHLCDVTEVEPDYLSTAELFMGAPYGWGGRSSFGLDCSALVQLALARAGITAPRDSDMQEAAVGEIVEGGLDAAQPGDLLFTEGHVMFLAEPGMLLHANGHHMAVAYEGLADFMHRTRDMDIPIRTIRRLPSIPDME; encoded by the coding sequence GTGAAGATTGACCCGTTCGACCATCGCCTGACCCCGGCCCGCGCGGATATAGCGGCCGATTTCCTCGAAGCCGATATCGATGCGCCGAAATATGTAGCGGGCGAGGCATGCCGGGTGCTGCCGGGCAGGCTGTCGGTGCGCGAGGCGCCGGACGCGGCGGCGCGGCAATCGACCGAGCTGCTGTTCAACGAGCGCTTCATCGCCTATGAGCGCAAGGACGGCTGGGCCTGGGGCCAGAACCAGAGCGACGGCTATGTCGGCTATGTTCGCGAGGACGGGCTCGGACCTGATAATGAGGCGACCTACAGTCACGAAATCCAGGCGCTCCGGAGCTATGTGTTCCCGGAGCCCGACCTGAAGAGCATCCCGCTCGACATGCTGCATCTCTCCACCCGGGTCCGGGTGTCTGAGACAGACGGGAATTACTCGAGGGTCGATTTCGGTGAGACGGGCGGCTGGATCTACACGCCGCATCTGTGCGACGTGACCGAGGTGGAACCGGACTATCTCTCGACCGCCGAGCTTTTCATGGGCGCCCCCTATGGCTGGGGCGGGCGGTCAAGCTTCGGGCTGGATTGCTCCGCTTTGGTGCAACTGGCATTGGCCCGGGCCGGGATAACGGCGCCGAGGGATAGCGACATGCAGGAAGCCGCTGTCGGCGAGATCGTCGAGGGTGGGCTGGATGCGGCTCAACCGGGGGACCTGCTGTTTACGGAAGGCCATGTCATGTTCCTGGCCGAGCCGGGCATGCTGCTGCATGCCAACGGTCATCACATGGCAGTGGCTTATGAGGGACTGGCGGACTTCATGCACAGGACCCGGGACATGGACATCCCGATCCGGACCATCCGTCGTCTGCCGTCTATTCCTGACATGGAGTAA
- a CDS encoding malate/lactate/ureidoglycolate dehydrogenase produces the protein MGAQNEIRVAPDVMIRLVRAMFARAGCSATEAACIAERLTGANLRGHDSHGVIRVPRYLEWAESGRQKIGQTIEIVMENDVMAILDGNYGFGQTIGEQTVDLGLKKVKQHGLALTALRNSGHLGRIGDWAERAAAAGVASLHMVNVRGSLLVAPFGSRERRMGTSPFCIGIPVAGQDPVVHDFATSTVAEGKALVALRGGKPLPEGSLIDENGALTSDPRPLYGDVPEGKAPMPYDGPGALTAFGGHKGSGLNFMMEMMAGALTGSGCAGGPDEPERRRFCNGMLSIYIDTEKFDGQDSTAEEIKSYIAFVKSARLADGQNEVLVPGENERRVMAERQAAGLPLAKAAWTDILGAARKLGFTEAELNALTAA, from the coding sequence CCGGCTGCTCCGCAACGGAGGCCGCCTGCATAGCGGAGCGGCTAACCGGGGCCAATCTCCGGGGACATGACAGTCACGGTGTGATCCGGGTGCCGCGCTATCTCGAATGGGCCGAGAGCGGGCGGCAGAAGATTGGCCAGACTATCGAGATCGTCATGGAAAACGACGTCATGGCGATCCTCGACGGCAATTACGGCTTCGGCCAGACCATCGGCGAGCAGACCGTCGATCTCGGCCTGAAGAAGGTGAAACAACACGGCCTGGCTCTGACCGCGCTTCGGAATTCAGGCCATCTCGGCCGGATCGGTGATTGGGCGGAGCGGGCGGCGGCGGCCGGTGTGGCCTCGCTGCACATGGTCAATGTCCGTGGCTCCCTGCTCGTCGCCCCGTTCGGCTCCCGGGAGCGGCGCATGGGCACCTCGCCCTTCTGCATCGGCATTCCCGTCGCAGGGCAGGATCCGGTCGTACATGACTTCGCCACCTCCACAGTCGCCGAAGGCAAAGCCTTGGTCGCCCTCAGGGGCGGCAAACCATTACCCGAAGGCTCCCTGATCGACGAGAACGGCGCCCTGACGAGCGATCCCCGGCCGCTTTACGGTGATGTCCCCGAAGGCAAGGCCCCCATGCCCTACGATGGCCCTGGCGCGCTCACCGCATTCGGCGGCCACAAGGGCTCTGGCCTCAACTTCATGATGGAGATGATGGCTGGCGCCCTCACCGGCTCCGGCTGCGCTGGCGGCCCGGACGAGCCTGAGCGGCGGCGATTCTGCAATGGCATGTTGTCGATCTATATCGATACCGAGAAGTTCGACGGACAGGACAGCACGGCGGAGGAGATCAAATCCTACATCGCCTTCGTCAAAAGCGCCCGCCTGGCGGACGGTCAAAACGAAGTTCTGGTACCCGGAGAGAACGAACGGCGCGTCATGGCGGAGCGGCAAGCGGCAGGCCTGCCGCTGGCGAAAGCCGCCTGGACGGACATCCTCGGCGCCGCCCGGAAGCTCGGGTTCACTGAAGCAGAGCTGAATGCGCTCACTGCCGCATAA
- the rpmF gene encoding 50S ribosomal protein L32 → MAVPKRKTTPSKRGMRRAHDRVKADAYVESPDTGELHRPHHIDLKTGMYRGRQVLKVKDAF, encoded by the coding sequence ATGGCAGTTCCTAAAAGGAAAACGACCCCGTCAAAGCGCGGCATGCGTCGTGCCCATGATCGGGTGAAAGCAGATGCGTATGTGGAAAGCCCGGATACCGGTGAGCTGCACCGTCCGCACCACATCGATCTGAAAACCGGCATGTATCGCGGCCGCCAGGTCCTGAAGGTCAAAGACGCCTTCTAA
- a CDS encoding metallophosphoesterase family protein — protein sequence MRILAFSDLHRSASATRKVVEASSEADVLVAAGDFAIRGEGESDTIALLKRCGKPVVLVHGNHDRPEELERLCTGWEGGHYLHGGAVILEGVTFTGLGGEIPHRNDAEWNVSESEERAAALLEQAGPATVLVTHAPPFGSADLQKDGSRHGSSAIADFIRTRQPELCLCGHIHHSWGETDQIGRTRVQNLGPTVNWFDIK from the coding sequence ATGCGTATCCTGGCATTCTCGGACCTCCACCGGAGTGCGAGCGCTACACGGAAGGTAGTCGAGGCGAGCAGCGAGGCCGATGTCCTCGTCGCTGCCGGTGATTTCGCAATTCGCGGTGAGGGCGAATCCGACACGATCGCTCTTCTGAAACGGTGCGGAAAGCCGGTCGTACTGGTTCACGGCAACCACGACAGGCCGGAGGAACTAGAGAGGCTCTGCACAGGCTGGGAAGGTGGTCACTACCTGCATGGCGGGGCCGTGATCCTGGAGGGGGTCACGTTCACGGGCCTTGGCGGCGAGATCCCGCATCGGAACGATGCCGAGTGGAATGTCAGCGAGAGTGAGGAACGTGCCGCCGCACTGCTGGAACAGGCCGGACCGGCGACGGTGCTTGTCACCCATGCACCGCCGTTCGGTTCAGCGGATTTGCAGAAAGATGGCTCACGCCACGGCAGCTCCGCCATCGCGGATTTTATCCGAACCAGACAACCTGAACTCTGTCTTTGCGGCCATATTCATCATTCCTGGGGCGAGACCGACCAGATCGGAAGAACGCGGGTGCAGAATCTCGGGCCGACCGTGAACTGGTTCGATATCAAATGA
- a CDS encoding glyoxalase superfamily protein translates to MSEHAPHGIRFGRIAATLPVKQIQKAHDFYVGVLGFEKVFENGSPVGFMILKQGQAELHLTLQPGHKAAPFNVAHIMVDDVDALSALCQQAGMRIVKGLQDKDYGLRAFVFEDPDGNRIDVGAAL, encoded by the coding sequence ATGAGCGAGCATGCCCCTCACGGCATACGGTTTGGCCGTATAGCCGCCACACTTCCCGTAAAACAAATCCAGAAAGCACACGACTTCTATGTCGGCGTCCTGGGATTCGAGAAGGTCTTCGAGAACGGCAGTCCCGTCGGCTTCATGATCCTGAAACAGGGTCAGGCCGAGTTGCATCTGACATTGCAGCCCGGCCACAAGGCTGCGCCGTTCAATGTCGCCCATATCATGGTCGACGATGTGGATGCGCTGTCCGCACTCTGCCAGCAGGCGGGGATGCGCATCGTCAAAGGGCTACAGGATAAGGATTATGGTCTGCGGGCCTTCGTCTTCGAGGACCCAGACGGTAACCGCATCGACGTCGGCGCGGCACTCTGA
- a CDS encoding acetyl/propionyl/methylcrotonyl-CoA carboxylase subunit alpha, translated as MFKKILIANRGEIACRVMRTAKRMGIQTVAVYSDADADALHVRTADEAVHIGPAASAESYLVIEKIMDAIRQTGAEAVHPGYGFLSENAAFAEALEKEGVAFIGPGIKAIGAMGDKIESKKLAHAANVSTVPGYLGILADDTEAAKVAREIGYPVMIKASAGGGGKGMRVAYNDDEVVSGFRSAVNEARSSFGDERVFIEKFVEEPRHIEIQVIADKHGNVVHLGERECSIQRRHQKVIEEAPSPFLDEKTRAAMGAEAVALAQAVDYSSAGTVEFIVDADRNFYFLEMNTRLQVEHPVTELVTGLDLVEIMVRSAAGEKLPFTQDDIKMTGWAVESRIYAEDPYRGFLPSTGRLVRYQPPEESDTVRCDTGVYEGAEISMFYDPMVAKLCTYGDTRIEAVDRMAEALDRFLVRGIGHNVDFLSAVMAHERFREGRLSTGFIAEEYPDGFHGAPVSEEIENAMRAVAVAAECAYAERNRMISGQTPVSDRNPPQTAWKVRHDDEAEDADAVVVDGGFDVTIGGTTYAVRGALRAGEAVFGGTVNGNPFPVQMERKGIDYHTSIAGAQRQFKVISRKASDLLDRMPKKEAADLSKFLLSPMPGLLVSLAVGEGDAVKAGQELAVVEAMKMENVLRAEKDGTVAKIHAAAGGSLTVDQQIIEFE; from the coding sequence ATGTTCAAGAAAATCCTGATCGCCAACCGTGGTGAAATCGCCTGTCGCGTGATGCGGACCGCAAAGCGCATGGGCATCCAGACCGTCGCCGTCTATTCCGATGCCGACGCCGACGCCCTGCATGTCCGGACAGCGGACGAGGCGGTGCATATCGGCCCTGCAGCCTCCGCGGAATCATACCTCGTGATCGAGAAGATCATGGATGCGATTCGGCAGACCGGCGCCGAGGCGGTGCATCCGGGATACGGTTTCCTTTCCGAGAACGCGGCCTTTGCCGAAGCTCTGGAAAAGGAAGGCGTTGCCTTTATTGGTCCCGGCATCAAGGCCATCGGGGCTATGGGCGACAAGATCGAATCGAAGAAGCTGGCGCATGCGGCGAACGTGAGCACCGTGCCGGGCTATCTCGGTATCCTGGCCGACGACACCGAAGCGGCCAAGGTCGCCCGCGAGATCGGCTACCCGGTGATGATCAAGGCTTCCGCCGGCGGTGGCGGCAAGGGCATGCGGGTTGCCTATAACGACGACGAGGTGGTGAGCGGTTTCCGCTCCGCCGTGAACGAGGCACGCTCCAGCTTCGGCGACGAGCGAGTCTTCATCGAGAAGTTCGTCGAAGAACCGCGTCATATCGAGATCCAGGTGATCGCGGACAAGCACGGCAATGTCGTGCATCTGGGGGAGCGGGAGTGCTCCATCCAGCGCCGCCACCAGAAGGTCATCGAGGAAGCGCCGAGCCCGTTCCTTGACGAGAAGACCCGGGCCGCAATGGGCGCCGAGGCCGTGGCTTTGGCACAAGCGGTGGATTACTCCTCCGCCGGTACCGTCGAGTTTATCGTGGATGCGGACCGGAATTTCTATTTCCTGGAGATGAACACCAGGCTGCAGGTGGAGCATCCGGTGACGGAACTGGTCACCGGCCTGGATCTGGTCGAGATCATGGTCCGTTCGGCGGCGGGCGAGAAGCTGCCTTTCACCCAGGACGACATCAAGATGACCGGCTGGGCCGTTGAGTCGCGGATCTATGCCGAGGACCCCTATCGCGGCTTCCTGCCCTCCACGGGCCGCCTGGTGCGGTACCAGCCGCCGGAGGAGAGCGATACGGTTCGCTGCGATACCGGCGTCTATGAGGGCGCCGAGATTTCCATGTTCTACGATCCGATGGTGGCCAAGCTCTGTACCTACGGGGACACAAGGATCGAGGCGGTGGACCGGATGGCCGAGGCGCTCGACCGGTTTCTGGTGCGCGGCATCGGACACAATGTTGATTTCCTCTCCGCCGTGATGGCGCATGAGCGGTTCCGCGAGGGACGGTTGTCGACTGGCTTTATCGCCGAGGAATATCCGGACGGCTTCCATGGTGCGCCGGTGAGCGAAGAGATCGAAAACGCCATGCGGGCCGTCGCAGTGGCGGCGGAATGCGCCTATGCGGAGCGTAACCGGATGATCTCCGGCCAGACCCCTGTCAGTGACCGCAACCCGCCACAGACCGCGTGGAAGGTTCGTCACGACGACGAGGCGGAGGACGCAGATGCCGTTGTGGTCGACGGCGGGTTCGACGTGACCATCGGCGGCACCACCTACGCCGTCCGAGGCGCGCTCCGGGCTGGCGAGGCGGTATTCGGCGGCACGGTTAACGGCAATCCGTTCCCGGTGCAGATGGAGCGCAAGGGAATCGATTACCATACGTCCATTGCGGGGGCGCAGCGTCAGTTCAAGGTGATCAGCCGGAAGGCGTCGGATCTGCTGGACCGGATGCCGAAGAAAGAGGCGGCCGATCTCAGCAAATTTCTGCTGTCGCCGATGCCGGGCCTGCTGGTCTCGCTTGCCGTGGGCGAGGGAGACGCGGTGAAGGCTGGCCAGGAACTAGCCGTGGTCGAGGCCATGAAGATGGAGAATGTGCTGCGCGCGGAGAAGGACGGCACGGTGGCGAAAATCCACGCGGCCGCCGGGGGTAGTCTCACAGTCGATCAGCAGATCATCGAGTTCGAATAA
- a CDS encoding GNAT family N-acetyltransferase, whose protein sequence is MIRQYQSSDTDALVSIWRSASTLAHPFLSDGFMAQEDENLRNLYLPNAETWVLEQEAASVGFIALIGAEIGGLFLCPSCHGQGLGKILVDHAAGLKGPLSVEVFERNHIGRHFYDRYGFSETGRYRHDASGEMTIRMTMPSV, encoded by the coding sequence ATGATCAGACAATACCAATCCAGCGATACCGACGCCCTCGTTTCGATCTGGCGGTCCGCAAGCACGCTTGCCCATCCGTTTCTAAGCGACGGCTTCATGGCGCAGGAGGATGAAAACCTGCGCAATCTTTACCTTCCAAATGCTGAAACCTGGGTTCTGGAGCAGGAAGCAGCATCTGTCGGCTTCATTGCCCTGATCGGCGCAGAGATCGGCGGGCTGTTTCTTTGCCCCTCCTGCCATGGGCAGGGACTGGGCAAAATACTGGTGGATCACGCAGCAGGCCTCAAAGGTCCCTTAAGCGTTGAGGTTTTCGAGCGGAACCATATCGGCCGACATTTCTATGATCGATACGGATTCTCTGAAACCGGGCGATACAGGCATGATGCATCAGGAGAAATGACAATCAGGATGACGATGCCGTCAGTCTGA
- a CDS encoding histidine phosphatase family protein: MGRIYLIRHGETVWNRLGRLQGQLDSPLTLTGVRQAEAHGRKLGELLGASALPVLASPLGRTRQTAAIICDTAGLPYEAVRFDERLMEITLGEHDGYHGWGALDRDFPEHATARQANPWHYQHPGGESTEMVRERLIPVLDELRAAETPHIVIAHGVVNKIMRGIYLGLSEEDCFALDRPQHGFHVLEDGAEEFVLSISLEAG, from the coding sequence ATGGGCAGGATCTATCTGATCCGGCATGGGGAGACGGTATGGAACCGGCTGGGACGGCTGCAGGGCCAGCTTGATTCCCCCCTCACCCTGACCGGTGTGCGGCAGGCCGAAGCCCATGGCCGCAAGCTCGGCGAATTGCTCGGGGCGAGCGCCCTGCCCGTACTCGCCAGCCCGCTCGGTCGCACCCGGCAGACCGCTGCTATCATCTGCGATACGGCAGGTTTGCCCTACGAGGCCGTGCGGTTCGACGAGCGGCTGATGGAAATCACCCTTGGCGAGCATGACGGCTATCATGGCTGGGGTGCGCTGGACCGAGACTTTCCGGAACACGCGACCGCCCGACAGGCCAATCCCTGGCATTACCAGCATCCGGGCGGCGAGAGCACGGAGATGGTGCGCGAAAGGCTGATCCCGGTTCTGGATGAACTGCGCGCCGCCGAAACACCGCACATCGTCATTGCCCACGGCGTGGTGAACAAGATCATGCGCGGGATCTATCTCGGGCTGAGCGAGGAAGACTGCTTCGCCCTCGACCGGCCGCAGCACGGCTTCCATGTGCTGGAGGATGGCGCGGAAGAGTTCGTGCTCAGCATCTCTCTCGAAGCCGGATAA
- a CDS encoding VWA domain-containing protein, protein MFSNFFYELKRAEVPVSVKEYLMLLEAVQAGLANYAVEDFYYLSRATLVKDERHLDRFDQVFGHVFKGLEYLTDLFGEDIPEEWLRKMAELNLTEEEKAEIEAMGGWEKLMETLKQRMEEQEKRHQGGNKWIGTAGRSPFGAYGYNPEGVRIGQDGNRNNRAVKVWDKREFRNLDDSVEIGTRNIKMALRKLRRFARSGTPTELDMSDTIRSTARNGGYLDLKMVPERHNNVNVLLFLDVGGSMDPFIKVTEELFSAARSEFKHLEYFYFHNCPYEKVWKDNWRRHTEATSTWDVLHTYGPEYKAIFVGDASMSPYEIAMPGGSVEHMNQEAGAAWMQRLTGHFRRTAWLNPTPEKYWHYTQSISMIRDLMEDRMFPLTLDGLDRATKDLMA, encoded by the coding sequence ATGTTTTCGAATTTTTTCTACGAGCTGAAACGCGCCGAAGTGCCGGTCTCCGTGAAGGAGTACCTGATGCTTCTTGAGGCCGTGCAGGCTGGGCTCGCCAATTATGCGGTCGAGGATTTCTACTACCTCTCCCGCGCGACGCTGGTGAAGGACGAGCGGCATCTGGACCGGTTCGACCAGGTGTTCGGCCACGTCTTTAAGGGGCTGGAATACCTCACTGATCTGTTCGGCGAGGATATCCCGGAGGAATGGTTGCGCAAGATGGCGGAGCTGAACCTGACTGAGGAGGAAAAGGCCGAGATCGAGGCCATGGGCGGCTGGGAAAAGCTCATGGAGACCCTGAAGCAGCGCATGGAAGAGCAGGAAAAGCGCCACCAGGGCGGCAACAAGTGGATCGGCACGGCCGGTCGCAGCCCGTTCGGTGCCTATGGCTATAATCCCGAAGGTGTACGCATCGGCCAGGATGGCAATCGCAATAACCGGGCAGTGAAGGTCTGGGACAAGCGCGAGTTCCGCAATCTCGACGATTCCGTTGAGATAGGCACCCGGAATATCAAGATGGCGCTCCGCAAACTGCGCCGCTTCGCCCGCTCCGGGACGCCGACCGAACTGGATATGAGCGACACCATCCGCTCCACCGCGCGCAATGGCGGCTATCTCGATCTGAAGATGGTGCCGGAACGGCATAACAACGTGAACGTGCTGCTGTTCCTCGATGTCGGCGGCTCCATGGACCCCTTCATCAAGGTGACGGAGGAGCTGTTCTCCGCCGCCCGGTCAGAGTTCAAGCATCTGGAATATTTCTACTTCCACAACTGCCCCTACGAGAAGGTGTGGAAGGACAACTGGCGCCGCCATACGGAGGCGACCTCGACCTGGGACGTGCTTCACACTTACGGGCCGGAATACAAGGCGATCTTCGTCGGTGATGCCTCGATGAGCCCTTACGAGATCGCCATGCCCGGCGGCAGTGTGGAGCATATGAACCAGGAGGCGGGCGCCGCCTGGATGCAGCGCCTGACCGGGCATTTCCGTCGCACTGCCTGGCTCAACCCGACGCCCGAAAAATACTGGCACTATACCCAGTCGATCAGCATGATCCGCGACCTGATGGAGGACCGCATGTTCCCGCTCACCCTGGACGGTCTCGACCGGGCAACAAAGGACCTGATGGCGTGA
- a CDS encoding isocitrate lyase/PEP mutase family protein, whose product MAGNAAALRARLASGRILTIPGCYDAMSAKLVEQAGFDAAYVSGYAVSATQIGLPDAGLLSYKEILDQARDIAGAVSIPLIGDADTGFGNPVNVRRTVKGFADSGIACIMLEDQVFPKRCGFAKGVEVVPRGEALIRLQAALDMRDEIQAGGGDVLILARTDSRVAEGLDEALWRCEAFADRGADIVYFEGPQNRGEMEALCSRVKAPKLLAQLEREGRPLLSPNEAEAIGFECLLFGVTLLNVSVRAMRDALALMARGNHPGPDRLLSFDELYETVGFDWYYEQEERYRSE is encoded by the coding sequence ATGGCGGGAAATGCGGCGGCGCTGAGGGCACGTCTTGCGTCGGGGCGAATCCTGACGATTCCGGGCTGCTATGACGCGATGAGCGCGAAACTGGTGGAGCAGGCCGGATTCGATGCGGCCTATGTCAGCGGCTACGCGGTCAGCGCGACGCAGATCGGCCTGCCGGACGCGGGATTGCTCTCCTACAAGGAAATCCTCGATCAGGCCCGGGACATCGCGGGTGCCGTCTCCATCCCGCTGATCGGGGATGCGGATACCGGATTTGGAAATCCGGTCAATGTCCGGCGCACGGTGAAAGGCTTCGCCGATTCGGGAATCGCCTGCATCATGCTGGAAGATCAGGTCTTTCCGAAGCGCTGCGGATTCGCCAAGGGCGTTGAGGTGGTGCCGCGCGGCGAGGCACTGATCCGGCTGCAGGCCGCGCTCGACATGCGAGACGAAATCCAGGCTGGCGGCGGCGACGTGCTGATTCTCGCCCGCACGGACAGCCGGGTTGCCGAAGGGCTGGATGAAGCGCTCTGGCGGTGCGAGGCTTTCGCCGACCGGGGCGCCGATATCGTCTATTTCGAAGGTCCGCAGAACCGAGGCGAGATGGAGGCTCTTTGCAGCCGTGTAAAGGCGCCGAAACTGCTCGCCCAGCTGGAACGCGAAGGCCGCCCGCTGCTCAGCCCCAATGAGGCAGAGGCGATCGGCTTCGAGTGCCTGCTGTTCGGTGTCACCCTGTTGAACGTCTCGGTCCGTGCCATGCGCGATGCGCTCGCCCTGATGGCCCGGGGCAACCATCCTGGGCCGGACCGGCTACTGAGTTTTGACGAGCTATACGAGACGGTGGGGTTCGACTGGTATTACGAGCAGGAAGAGCGCTATCGGAGCGAGTGA
- a CDS encoding pyridoxal phosphate-dependent aminotransferase: MSAAPDFGPMNPLVDNLEETGIVEVAQHGWDRQGLIPLWFGEGDLPTPAFITEAAADAMRRGETFYTDQRGILDLRKEIAAYMNRTFDIALDTDRVSLTTGGMSSLALAMQMILAPGDEVLVIGPIWPNIYSTVEINGGVSTHVSLSLRDDDWHLDMDELFAAVTDRTKAIFINSPGNPTGWMIEQEQQQKILDFARERGIWIIADEVYHQLVFDRDVAPSFLQIAEDDDRLFVINSFSKSWMMTGWRLGWLTHPAALGPTVAKLVQIVTSGVPQFLHRGAIVAMRDGDHVIKELRDRCLKGRDIVFDRLDTWPRISSARPKAAFYAFFTVDGMTDSVAACKEIIDKCNVGLAPGSAFGPSGEGYLRLCYASAPERLTAAMDALEGMLGGPKA; this comes from the coding sequence ATGTCCGCCGCGCCCGATTTCGGTCCGATGAACCCTCTTGTGGATAATCTGGAAGAGACCGGCATTGTCGAGGTTGCCCAGCATGGCTGGGACCGGCAGGGCCTGATCCCGCTCTGGTTTGGCGAGGGCGATCTGCCGACACCGGCTTTCATCACCGAAGCGGCCGCAGACGCGATGCGCCGGGGTGAGACCTTCTATACCGACCAGCGCGGCATCCTGGATCTTCGCAAGGAGATTGCCGCCTATATGAACCGGACCTTCGACATTGCGCTCGACACGGACCGTGTCAGCCTGACGACCGGCGGCATGTCGTCGCTCGCACTTGCAATGCAGATGATCCTGGCACCGGGCGACGAGGTGCTGGTGATCGGCCCGATCTGGCCGAACATCTATTCCACAGTGGAGATCAATGGCGGCGTCAGCACGCATGTCTCGCTCAGCCTGCGTGACGATGACTGGCATCTCGATATGGATGAGCTGTTCGCGGCGGTCACCGACAGGACCAAGGCGATCTTCATCAATTCGCCCGGCAACCCGACGGGCTGGATGATCGAGCAGGAGCAACAGCAGAAGATACTCGATTTCGCCCGGGAGCGCGGCATCTGGATCATCGCGGACGAGGTCTATCATCAGCTCGTTTTCGACCGGGACGTGGCACCGTCCTTCCTGCAGATCGCCGAGGATGACGACAGGCTCTTTGTCATCAACAGCTTCTCCAAGTCCTGGATGATGACCGGCTGGCGGCTCGGCTGGCTGACCCATCCGGCGGCTCTCGGTCCGACCGTCGCCAAGCTGGTACAGATCGTCACCTCCGGCGTGCCGCAATTTCTGCATCGCGGCGCCATCGTGGCGATGCGTGACGGAGACCATGTGATCAAGGAGCTGCGCGACCGCTGCCTGAAGGGCCGGGACATTGTGTTCGACCGCCTCGACACCTGGCCACGTATCAGCTCCGCACGGCCGAAAGCGGCCTTCTATGCCTTCTTCACGGTCGACGGCATGACCGACTCGGTCGCGGCCTGCAAGGAGATCATCGATAAGTGCAATGTCGGCCTCGCACCGGGCAGCGCGTTTGGGCCGTCGGGCGAAGGCTACCTCCGGCTCTGCTACGCCTCCGCGCCGGAACGTCTGACGGCGGCGATGGATGCGCTGGAGGGCATGCTGGGCGGGCCGAAAGCGTAA
- a CDS encoding DMT family transporter, whose translation MSTTVFIAVIGAAVLHAAWNALVKNGADKLMAMTAVVLGHLPFALAALPFVPLPDAEALPYLLAGIGLHVGYQLFLLGSYTFGDLTQVYPIARGVAPLIVAAVSIAVLGVEMSKMELSAIFLIGAGIISLTLVRRADGQRNGKAAALAVTTGCFIASYSLVDGLGARLACTSLGFYAWQAIGNGIVMSIYVAIRSTGTFGLIWSSGKKLFFVGGGASFVAYATVTWAFTQAPIALVTALRETSIVFALLIGVFFLKERLDLMKVASTMTTLIGAVLLRFARY comes from the coding sequence ATGTCGACAACCGTTTTCATCGCCGTAATCGGGGCAGCTGTCCTGCATGCCGCATGGAACGCCTTGGTCAAGAACGGTGCTGACAAGCTGATGGCCATGACGGCCGTTGTGCTCGGGCATTTGCCTTTCGCCTTGGCGGCCCTGCCGTTTGTCCCGCTGCCAGACGCCGAAGCGCTGCCGTACCTTCTTGCCGGGATTGGGCTGCATGTCGGCTACCAGTTGTTCCTTCTCGGCTCCTACACCTTTGGCGATTTGACGCAGGTCTATCCGATCGCCCGTGGAGTGGCTCCATTGATCGTGGCGGCGGTTTCAATCGCCGTGCTGGGGGTGGAAATGAGCAAGATGGAGCTTTCCGCCATCTTCCTGATCGGTGCCGGCATCATCAGCCTGACGTTGGTCAGGCGGGCCGACGGACAGCGAAACGGAAAGGCGGCCGCGCTCGCCGTGACAACGGGATGCTTCATCGCGTCCTATTCCCTCGTGGACGGGCTGGGCGCGCGGTTGGCCTGCACCTCCCTCGGTTTCTATGCCTGGCAAGCCATCGGCAACGGTATCGTGATGTCGATATACGTGGCGATCCGCTCGACCGGTACCTTCGGTCTCATCTGGAGCAGCGGGAAGAAGCTGTTCTTTGTTGGTGGTGGTGCGTCCTTCGTCGCCTATGCGACGGTTACCTGGGCTTTCACGCAGGCGCCGATTGCACTGGTGACGGCACTCCGCGAGACCAGCATTGTCTTCGCGCTGCTGATTGGCGTCTTTTTCCTGAAAGAGCGACTGGACTTGATGAAGGTGGCCTCGACCATGACCACCCTGATCGGTGCGGTTCTGCTGCGCTTTGCGAGGTATTGA